In Planctomycetia bacterium, one DNA window encodes the following:
- a CDS encoding IS3 family transposase encodes MNRMTVWLGVSPSKFHNWRQRYGKANEHNAKVPRDHWLEAWERQAILDFDDQHRLEGYRRQAFMMLDRDLVAVSPSSVYRVLKAAGRLGRWNRKPSRKGTGFVPPLQAHEHWHVDISYINVCGTFYYLCSLLDGYSRSIVHWDLRESMREADVEILLQAAREKIPGVAPRIISDNGPQFIAKDFKEFIRICGMTHVRTSPYYPQSNGKIERWHKSLKSECIRPGTPLCLEDARRIIGRYVEHYNAVRLHSAIGYVTPADKLAARKSMIFAERDRKLEAARERRRLARAAQHDRAVA; translated from the coding sequence GTGAATCGGATGACCGTCTGGCTGGGGGTCTCGCCCTCCAAGTTTCACAACTGGCGACAGCGCTACGGGAAGGCCAACGAGCACAATGCCAAGGTGCCGCGCGATCACTGGCTGGAAGCGTGGGAGCGGCAGGCCATTCTGGACTTCGATGATCAGCACCGGTTGGAAGGCTATCGCCGGCAGGCGTTCATGATGCTGGACCGAGACCTTGTGGCGGTGAGTCCCTCGAGCGTGTACCGCGTGCTGAAGGCGGCGGGGCGGCTGGGGCGCTGGAACCGCAAGCCGTCGCGCAAGGGCACGGGCTTCGTGCCTCCCCTGCAAGCCCACGAGCACTGGCATGTGGATATCTCCTACATCAACGTGTGCGGGACGTTCTATTACCTGTGCAGCCTGCTGGATGGCTACAGCCGCTCGATCGTGCACTGGGACCTGCGTGAATCCATGCGTGAAGCGGACGTGGAGATTCTTCTACAGGCGGCGCGGGAGAAGATCCCCGGCGTCGCGCCGCGGATCATCAGTGACAACGGCCCGCAGTTTATCGCCAAGGACTTCAAGGAGTTCATCCGCATCTGCGGGATGACGCACGTGCGAACATCGCCCTATTACCCGCAGAGCAATGGCAAGATCGAGCGTTGGCACAAGTCCCTGAAATCGGAGTGCATTCGGCCGGGCACGCCGCTGTGCTTGGAGGACGCCCGACGGATCATCGGCCGCTACGTCGAGCATTACAACGCGGTGCGGCTGCACAGCGCCATCGGCTACGTGACGCCGGCCGACAAGCTGGCTGCACGGAAGTCGATGATCTTTGCCGAGCGGGATCGCAAGCTGGAGGCGGCGCGAGAGCGTCGTCGGTTGGCACGGGCCGCCCAGCACGACAGAGCCGTGGCATGA
- a CDS encoding transposase yields MSRARRNFTGAEKMAILREHLIEQAPVSEVCEKHGIQPTVFYQWQKKLFEEGAAVFEQPRAKSSRQQSAEARRIEALEAKVRRKDEVLAELMEEHVALKKSLGEA; encoded by the coding sequence ATGTCCAGAGCGCGACGGAATTTCACAGGGGCGGAGAAGATGGCGATTTTGCGGGAGCACTTGATCGAGCAGGCGCCGGTCTCGGAGGTTTGTGAGAAGCACGGCATCCAGCCCACGGTGTTCTACCAGTGGCAGAAAAAGCTGTTTGAGGAAGGGGCGGCGGTGTTCGAGCAGCCGCGAGCCAAGTCGTCACGTCAGCAGTCCGCCGAGGCCCGGCGGATCGAGGCCCTGGAGGCCAAGGTGCGGCGTAAGGACGAGGTCCTGGCCGAGCTGATGGAGGAGCACGTGGCGTTAAAAAAAAGTCTTGGGGAAGCCTGA
- a CDS encoding carboxymuconolactone decarboxylase family protein, with product MAWIRTIGDEDANGPLKQLYDAAHRRAGRVFNIVRAQSLNAPVLKSGIGLYQAVMFGPSELPRALRELLAVVVSKTNGCHY from the coding sequence ATGGCATGGATCAGAACGATTGGCGATGAAGATGCAAACGGACCTTTAAAGCAGCTTTACGATGCGGCGCATCGCCGCGCAGGCCGGGTCTTCAACATCGTGCGCGCACAGAGCCTTAATGCGCCGGTCCTGAAGTCCGGCATAGGCCTATATCAGGCGGTGATGTTCGGCCCGTCGGAATTGCCTCGCGCCCTGCGCGAACTGCTGGCGGTCGTCGTGAGCAAAACGAACGGGTGCCATTACTGA
- a CDS encoding DUF2064 domain-containing protein yields MYHDHAIAVIIPALNEEQALPHVLDAIPRWIDQVIVVDNGSTDQTDVVAKHHGASVLHQPTRGYGIACLTGIAAVPDADILVFLDADFSDDPAQMGRLVDPLVRGEADLVIGSRMLGKRERGSLSIQQRFGNALACGLMRLLWKHRYTDLGPFRAIRVDALAALGMDDETFGWTIQMQIRALRAGLRVTEVPVDYRRRIGVSKISGTLSGVIRAGTKILGTIAHERASRPAITTVRPQPDHLIVFTRYPQPGRTKTRLIPALGAEGAARLQRGLTKRTLTIADAMAAHRTCSIEIRFDGGDHARMRDTFGAGRLYLRQHRGDLGKRIHEAFVDSFERGAHSTLVIGSDCPLLGADHLESAFAALRDHDVVLGPARDGGYYLIGLRRSCAGLFHEIDWGSSRVHAQTMKRAADQGLSVHNLDVLSDIDEPRDLAEFPHACEALIRDGSAPRLSVIIPTLNEAQLLADCITSIPTSPEIEIIVADGGSTDGTVALARMLGATVVSVPSGRAAQLNAGAAIARGELLLFLHADTRLPPQADLEAARLLSVPGVTLAAFRLGIDHRSPRLRCIEFLANFRSKWLGMPYGDQAIAVRTGTFRRVGGFRELPVMEDFEFVRRIRRHGKVRLSGRTVRTSARRWVRDGVLRTVIVNQLCILGYLCGFPPKLLWRLRNKRSSGFDSSTPELAQAGADSSEPISREFRGYSAAKPETELLV; encoded by the coding sequence TTGTATCACGACCACGCCATTGCCGTCATCATACCCGCACTCAATGAGGAGCAGGCGCTTCCGCATGTCCTTGACGCAATACCGCGCTGGATTGACCAAGTGATCGTTGTCGACAATGGTTCCACCGACCAAACCGATGTCGTCGCGAAACACCACGGCGCTTCGGTACTTCATCAGCCAACACGCGGCTATGGCATCGCGTGCCTCACCGGAATAGCGGCCGTCCCGGACGCCGACATACTCGTGTTTCTGGATGCAGACTTCAGCGATGATCCCGCCCAGATGGGTCGCCTTGTGGACCCACTTGTGCGCGGCGAGGCCGATTTGGTGATTGGCTCACGGATGCTTGGAAAGCGAGAGCGCGGCTCGCTTTCGATTCAGCAGCGATTCGGCAACGCGCTGGCCTGCGGACTGATGCGACTGCTTTGGAAACACCGCTACACCGACTTGGGTCCCTTCCGCGCGATTCGAGTGGATGCACTCGCGGCCCTGGGCATGGATGACGAGACGTTCGGATGGACGATCCAAATGCAGATTCGTGCCCTGCGCGCCGGATTACGCGTGACTGAAGTTCCTGTCGACTATCGTCGAAGGATCGGCGTCTCGAAGATCTCCGGCACCCTCTCTGGCGTGATCCGCGCAGGCACGAAAATTCTCGGGACAATAGCTCACGAACGAGCGAGCCGGCCTGCCATCACCACGGTCCGACCCCAACCGGACCACCTCATCGTTTTTACGCGCTATCCGCAGCCGGGGCGTACGAAGACGCGACTCATTCCGGCACTCGGTGCTGAAGGCGCTGCAAGGCTTCAGCGTGGATTAACCAAGCGAACCCTCACGATCGCAGACGCCATGGCGGCGCATCGAACTTGCTCCATCGAAATTCGATTTGACGGGGGTGATCATGCTCGCATGCGTGATACGTTTGGAGCCGGGCGCCTCTATCTGCGTCAACATCGCGGCGATCTCGGCAAACGGATTCATGAAGCCTTCGTCGATTCGTTTGAGCGCGGCGCACATTCAACATTGGTCATCGGCAGCGACTGCCCGTTGCTTGGTGCCGATCATCTTGAGTCCGCTTTCGCCGCGCTTCGTGACCACGACGTCGTACTTGGACCGGCGCGCGATGGCGGATATTACTTGATCGGCCTGCGCCGCTCCTGCGCTGGCCTGTTCCACGAAATCGATTGGGGATCGTCCCGTGTACATGCCCAGACGATGAAACGCGCCGCGGATCAAGGTCTGTCCGTACACAATTTGGATGTTCTGTCCGACATCGACGAACCCCGCGACCTGGCGGAATTCCCTCATGCGTGCGAAGCGCTGATTCGAGACGGATCGGCCCCGCGGCTAAGCGTCATCATTCCCACGCTGAATGAAGCACAGCTCCTTGCCGATTGCATCACAAGCATTCCAACGAGCCCTGAAATCGAAATTATCGTTGCCGACGGCGGGAGCACCGATGGAACCGTCGCCCTGGCTCGAATGCTCGGTGCCACCGTGGTCTCAGTGCCGAGCGGACGGGCGGCCCAGTTGAACGCTGGCGCCGCAATTGCGCGAGGAGAACTACTCCTGTTTCTTCACGCCGACACCCGCCTTCCTCCGCAGGCCGACCTGGAAGCGGCTCGTCTCCTTTCCGTGCCTGGTGTTACGCTAGCCGCCTTTCGGCTTGGGATAGATCATCGCTCGCCCCGCTTGCGCTGCATCGAGTTTCTCGCCAACTTCCGCTCGAAATGGTTGGGCATGCCGTATGGCGATCAGGCAATTGCTGTTCGTACCGGCACCTTTCGACGCGTCGGAGGTTTTCGCGAGCTGCCCGTCATGGAGGATTTCGAATTCGTTCGTCGAATCCGCCGGCATGGCAAAGTCAGACTTTCGGGTCGCACAGTACGTACTTCTGCACGGCGCTGGGTGCGCGACGGAGTCCTTAGGACTGTCATAGTGAACCAGCTATGCATACTGGGCTACTTGTGTGGTTTCCCTCCAAAGCTCTTGTGGCGGCTGCGAAACAAGCGGTCCTCTGGATTCGACTCAAGTACGCCAGAATTGGCACAAGCCGGCGCCGACTCTTCCGAGCCGATTAGTCGAGAGTTTCGAGGATATTCTGCAGCAAAGCCCGAGACCGAGTTATTGGTCTGA
- a CDS encoding DUF2029 domain-containing protein, with product MQEEMQRSRSSAQTRQGALLQACVSDAYGSAIDKWPRGSLGLYAAGFTILAYSATLALVSKYRNDGAIVIETTRWLLVAASVIAGVLFLTGLCWARVRPARSTDLAIIITVGLAARIILIPAAPIFVSDFYRYLWDGAVTATGTNPWIHTPQSMLSALADPANSRDVPPHLVELARTSGQNMQSINHPDLSTIYPATAQAVFAIAYWIKPWSLAALRAVLLLFDSATVLLLIVLLRSMNRPLHGIAWYWWNPLLLREVSHSAHMDVIVLPFVLIALLLAVRRSTMLASLILALAVGAKVWPIVLIPLLIRMAARRLSEVVRFLAIFVVASTVLWLPVVMGMLAGSSGFLAYASTWYNNDAVFRAIEWLTQRGLVAFKLNPGFAPPMARLIVSGLLAGCIIQQTRRLVPNVTELVRRSLLIIAAVFMLSPTQFPWYYLWMLPLLAAAPRLSLLTYTALLPLYYFHYDFPWIVWVEHLPILAWFLIETRKLKRQSEASPVLAGGI from the coding sequence ATGCAAGAAGAGATGCAACGAAGCAGGAGTAGCGCTCAGACGCGTCAGGGTGCTCTTCTACAGGCATGTGTTTCTGACGCATACGGCTCCGCTATCGACAAGTGGCCTCGCGGCAGCCTCGGGCTCTACGCCGCTGGATTCACGATACTCGCGTATTCAGCGACGCTGGCGCTCGTCAGCAAGTACCGAAACGATGGGGCAATCGTCATCGAGACAACTCGATGGCTTCTCGTGGCCGCTTCAGTTATCGCTGGTGTCCTCTTTCTGACTGGATTGTGTTGGGCTCGTGTTCGACCGGCTCGGTCCACTGATTTGGCAATCATAATCACGGTCGGATTGGCTGCCCGGATCATTCTTATTCCTGCGGCGCCGATCTTCGTCTCTGACTTTTATCGATACCTCTGGGATGGCGCGGTGACGGCTACCGGTACGAATCCCTGGATTCATACGCCGCAATCCATGCTGTCGGCGCTCGCGGACCCGGCAAACTCGCGTGATGTGCCGCCACATCTGGTCGAACTTGCACGCACTTCCGGGCAAAACATGCAGAGCATCAACCATCCGGATCTGTCCACGATTTATCCCGCCACGGCACAGGCGGTATTTGCGATTGCCTACTGGATCAAGCCGTGGAGTCTGGCCGCTTTGCGCGCGGTCTTGCTGCTGTTCGACTCGGCGACGGTGTTGTTGCTGATCGTGCTTCTCCGCTCAATGAATCGTCCGCTTCACGGTATCGCATGGTATTGGTGGAATCCGCTTCTGCTGCGTGAAGTGAGCCACAGCGCGCACATGGATGTGATCGTGCTCCCGTTTGTACTAATCGCGTTGCTGCTTGCGGTTCGACGATCGACCATGTTGGCCAGCCTTATCCTCGCACTGGCGGTAGGCGCCAAAGTCTGGCCGATTGTGCTTATTCCGCTGTTGATTCGAATGGCAGCACGCCGTTTGAGTGAGGTCGTTCGGTTTCTGGCTATATTCGTGGTGGCGTCGACAGTACTGTGGCTACCAGTTGTCATGGGAATGCTGGCCGGATCAAGCGGCTTTCTCGCCTACGCTTCCACATGGTACAACAATGACGCGGTGTTCCGGGCAATCGAGTGGCTTACGCAACGGGGACTGGTGGCTTTCAAATTGAACCCCGGATTCGCTCCTCCCATGGCGCGGCTGATTGTGTCGGGTCTTCTAGCTGGCTGTATTATCCAGCAGACCCGTCGGCTCGTCCCTAATGTGACGGAACTTGTTCGTCGATCGCTCCTGATCATCGCAGCGGTATTCATGCTCAGCCCGACTCAATTCCCGTGGTATTACTTGTGGATGCTCCCTCTGCTTGCCGCCGCGCCGCGGCTGTCTCTGCTGACCTATACGGCCTTGCTTCCACTGTATTATTTTCATTACGACTTCCCGTGGATCGTGTGGGTCGAACATCTTCCAATACTGGCCTGGTTTCTTATAGAGACAAGGAAGCTCAAACGACAAAGTGAGGCATCGCCGGTTCTCGCAGGAGGAATTTAG
- a CDS encoding mercuric reductase — MASEEKGSAVIERLPQTSPSDDHNRRLVENVHPTDWVNPTPSGRYNLVVIGAGTAGLVTAAGAAGLGAKVALIERDLMGGDCLNVGCVPSKALIRCARAIADVRDARLFGVQVANDALIDFSAVMERMRRLRAGISPHDSARRFQDLGIDVFMGAARFTGAQTVEVAGKSLRFARACIATGARAAALPIPGLAEAGYLTNESLFSLTQLPPRLAIIGAGPIGCEMAQTFARFGSKVTLLEAGPHILGREDPDAARRIEAALMRDGVDIRCSANIQSVRHDGEKVIELQEADEVRSDAILLGVGRAPNVEGMGLEAAGVDYEKRDGVKVDDRLRTTNPRIFAAGDVCSRFKFTHAADFMARIVIQNSLFFGRAKSSALTIPWCTYTDPEIAHVGMYEHEAKEKGIPVHTITIEMADVDRAILDGETDGFLKVHLKRGTDKILGATLVARHAGEMISEITLAMVAGKGLGTIARTIHPYPTQAEVIRRAGDAYNRTRLTPFVRKLFNMLLRWRR; from the coding sequence ATGGCGAGTGAAGAGAAGGGAAGCGCCGTTATCGAACGACTTCCACAGACTTCCCCTTCGGACGATCACAACCGCCGACTGGTGGAGAATGTCCATCCCACGGACTGGGTCAATCCAACTCCGAGCGGACGCTACAACCTCGTTGTCATCGGCGCCGGAACGGCCGGACTCGTGACCGCGGCCGGCGCGGCGGGTCTCGGCGCAAAGGTCGCACTGATTGAACGCGACCTCATGGGCGGCGACTGTCTGAATGTCGGCTGCGTCCCTTCCAAGGCCTTGATTCGCTGCGCACGGGCGATCGCGGATGTGCGCGACGCCCGTCTATTCGGGGTTCAGGTTGCGAATGACGCGCTGATTGATTTTTCAGCAGTGATGGAACGGATGCGACGACTGCGTGCCGGAATCAGCCCGCATGATTCGGCGCGACGATTTCAAGACTTGGGCATCGACGTCTTCATGGGTGCAGCGCGATTTACGGGCGCGCAAACGGTTGAAGTCGCGGGAAAGTCGCTTCGATTCGCCCGAGCCTGTATCGCGACGGGAGCGCGAGCCGCCGCGCTGCCGATCCCCGGACTTGCGGAAGCCGGATATCTCACCAATGAGTCGCTCTTTTCGTTGACCCAGTTGCCGCCGCGACTTGCCATCATCGGAGCGGGGCCGATCGGCTGCGAAATGGCGCAGACTTTCGCCCGTTTCGGTTCCAAGGTCACTCTGCTGGAGGCGGGTCCGCACATCCTCGGCCGCGAGGATCCCGATGCGGCAAGGAGGATCGAAGCGGCCCTAATGCGTGACGGCGTTGATATTCGCTGTTCCGCCAATATCCAGTCCGTTCGTCATGACGGCGAAAAGGTGATCGAATTGCAAGAGGCCGACGAAGTCCGGTCCGATGCCATTCTTCTCGGCGTCGGGCGCGCACCGAACGTGGAGGGAATGGGCCTGGAAGCGGCAGGTGTCGATTACGAAAAACGGGACGGTGTGAAGGTCGATGACCGCCTGCGGACGACGAATCCGCGCATCTTCGCCGCCGGCGACGTCTGTTCCCGCTTCAAATTCACCCATGCGGCCGACTTCATGGCCCGGATCGTCATTCAGAATTCCCTCTTCTTCGGCCGCGCTAAATCCAGCGCCTTGACAATCCCCTGGTGCACCTACACCGATCCGGAGATCGCCCACGTCGGAATGTACGAGCACGAAGCAAAGGAAAAAGGAATCCCCGTCCACACAATCACCATCGAAATGGCTGACGTGGATCGGGCCATCTTAGACGGCGAAACGGACGGGTTTCTAAAGGTGCACCTTAAGCGCGGAACCGACAAGATTCTCGGCGCGACACTGGTGGCCCGGCACGCCGGCGAGATGATCAGCGAAATCACGCTAGCGATGGTGGCCGGCAAGGGGCTGGGGACGATTGCGCGCACCATTCATCCGTATCCCACGCAAGCGGAGGTCATCCGCAGGGCCGGGGATGCGTACAACCGTACGCGCCTGACGCCGTTCGTCCGAAAGTTGTTCAATATGCTTCTCCGATGGCGACGTTGA
- a CDS encoding VTT domain-containing protein, with amino-acid sequence MQLSKASSVTGGAKGVPAVAVNENTPHSGRSWVRWLNVLSVVSLVACLLILVRVLPVDRAVQALQGGVDRLGAFSPLIFAGAYVLAGLLFVPGSALTIASGALFGLLWGTAIVSIASTINAALAFLIARYFARTTIERAAQRNRRFAAIDHAIGKGGWRIVALLRLSPAVPYSLGNYLYGLTSIRFWPYVLASWICMLPGTFMYVYVGHIGAQGLQAAGGGKDAVGVGKTVLLIAGLAATIVVTVYVTRLARRALAEQGALEPVRGADSNTQMTAQPMTMSRGMRPFILPLAAIAMLAITIAACTQQDAIRGLFGPSSVTLQEAYEQKSEGIAFDHSQFDALLNKHVSDGGWVDYEGLGHDAKALDSYLASLKSAPFDRLGRDEKLALLINAYNACTLRLILDHFDGGKLKSIKDIPASKRWNDRRWNLAGNNWSLNQIEQEQIRPKFKEPRIHFALVCAAVGCPPLRNEAYVGNRIGQQLEDQTRYIHSYGTWFRFDSDARIAYLTPLYKWYGGDFEQVSGSVLKFAASYAETLQAAVNNGKTVRSEWLDYDWRLNSVQNRQER; translated from the coding sequence ATGCAATTGTCGAAGGCATCAAGTGTGACCGGTGGCGCAAAGGGAGTCCCGGCTGTTGCAGTGAATGAAAACACACCGCACTCGGGCCGAAGCTGGGTGCGTTGGTTGAACGTACTGTCGGTTGTCTCGCTGGTCGCGTGTTTGCTGATTCTGGTTCGCGTCCTTCCCGTTGATCGTGCGGTGCAGGCGCTTCAAGGCGGCGTCGATCGCCTGGGCGCGTTCAGTCCGCTGATCTTCGCGGGTGCCTACGTGCTTGCGGGGCTGCTGTTCGTGCCCGGGTCCGCCCTGACTATCGCTTCCGGCGCGTTGTTCGGCCTGCTTTGGGGGACGGCAATCGTCTCAATCGCATCGACGATCAACGCGGCGCTGGCATTCCTCATCGCGCGTTACTTCGCTCGCACAACCATTGAGCGAGCGGCGCAGCGAAATCGCCGCTTCGCCGCCATCGATCATGCCATCGGGAAAGGTGGCTGGAGGATTGTGGCCTTGCTCCGACTCTCGCCGGCGGTTCCCTACAGCCTGGGGAACTATCTCTATGGCCTGACTTCGATCCGCTTCTGGCCCTATGTGCTGGCGAGCTGGATCTGCATGCTGCCAGGCACGTTTATGTATGTATACGTCGGCCATATCGGCGCGCAAGGATTGCAAGCGGCGGGCGGGGGCAAAGACGCCGTCGGAGTCGGCAAGACCGTGCTGTTGATCGCCGGACTGGCTGCGACCATCGTTGTGACCGTGTATGTGACTCGGCTGGCGCGGCGCGCGCTTGCCGAACAGGGCGCCCTCGAACCGGTGCGTGGTGCGGATTCAAACACGCAGATGACTGCGCAGCCGATGACGATGTCGCGTGGAATGCGGCCGTTCATCTTGCCGCTCGCGGCAATCGCAATGTTGGCGATAACGATCGCGGCATGCACGCAGCAAGATGCGATACGGGGTCTGTTCGGACCGTCCAGTGTCACGCTTCAGGAAGCGTACGAACAGAAATCCGAAGGCATCGCCTTTGACCATTCACAATTCGACGCTCTGCTCAATAAACATGTGTCCGATGGAGGATGGGTGGACTACGAGGGCCTGGGCCATGACGCGAAGGCACTGGATTCCTATCTGGCTTCGTTGAAGAGCGCACCATTCGACAGATTGGGCCGCGATGAGAAACTCGCGCTGTTGATCAATGCCTACAACGCCTGCACGCTCCGCCTGATTCTCGATCACTTCGACGGCGGGAAACTCAAGTCGATCAAGGACATCCCTGCCTCAAAACGCTGGAACGATCGACGCTGGAATCTGGCCGGAAACAACTGGAGCTTGAACCAGATTGAGCAGGAGCAGATCCGACCGAAATTCAAGGAACCGCGGATTCATTTTGCGTTGGTGTGCGCGGCGGTGGGCTGTCCTCCGCTCCGAAACGAAGCATACGTCGGCAATCGCATCGGGCAGCAGCTTGAGGATCAGACGCGCTACATTCACTCGTACGGAACGTGGTTTCGATTCGACTCGGATGCAAGGATTGCCTATCTGACTCCGCTGTACAAGTGGTATGGAGGAGATTTTGAACAGGTGTCGGGCAGTGTGCTCAAGTTTGCCGCGTCCTACGCGGAGACACTTCAGGCCGCGGTCAACAACGGCAAGACGGTTCGTAGCGAGTGGCTGGACTACGACTGGCGACTGAACAGCGTTCAGAATCGGCAGGAACGATAG
- a CDS encoding DUF3179 domain-containing protein: MKRKLIVPLMIVVMAICDSASAQSSRAASTSRPAAGLRPADGSKFEQVRRNGSVDIEKEYDLTGLTIPKDQIHTLLPRDAIPALTDPGMEPADKADWLPDDARVIEVVVGEDVLGVPLRVLDWHEVVNTTVGGKPVAVTYCPLCDSATVFSRKVGAGGAATVLEFGVSGALYNSNVLMYDRKDKGLWSQLGMRAVSGPLAGTALDMLPVEVVSFAAFKKAHPGAKIVSSKTGHQRDYSRSPYERYFKNETLMVPVARVGDALPRKTLGVGIAVGDGDASQAWFVPTSAIGDGRTIDTPAGKVRLARSEAGIAVIEAPKGVRSAQTFYYSWSAFYPDTTVVKLGADGDSTSPGLAVGARAPDVAVTAVDGKTVQLASFYKDGPIVLTFYRGGWCPICNRALSAWAGKLDALKAADGTFVALTPEKPNLAVRTREMAGGDYAVFSDGTFAAAKAFKVYFVVDEATKAKYEKFGMKVAESNVSGTWELPAPATFVIDKDGVIRYAFADWDYTKRADPDEVIAAVRSLKR, from the coding sequence ATGAAACGAAAATTGATTGTTCCGTTGATGATAGTGGTCATGGCAATCTGCGATAGCGCGTCCGCACAGAGCTCGCGCGCCGCGTCAACCTCGCGGCCCGCAGCGGGTTTGCGTCCGGCGGACGGGAGCAAGTTCGAGCAGGTGCGGCGGAATGGATCAGTGGACATCGAGAAGGAATACGACCTAACGGGGTTGACGATTCCGAAGGATCAGATTCACACGCTCCTGCCGCGCGACGCGATCCCGGCGCTGACTGACCCCGGGATGGAGCCCGCCGACAAGGCCGATTGGCTTCCGGACGACGCCCGCGTGATCGAGGTGGTCGTTGGCGAAGACGTACTCGGCGTTCCACTGCGCGTGCTCGACTGGCATGAAGTCGTGAACACGACCGTAGGGGGAAAGCCGGTTGCCGTGACCTACTGTCCGCTGTGCGATTCCGCGACGGTCTTCTCGCGAAAGGTCGGCGCCGGCGGCGCGGCGACCGTGCTCGAATTTGGCGTGTCGGGGGCGCTCTACAATTCAAACGTCCTGATGTACGACCGCAAGGACAAGGGCCTCTGGAGCCAGCTCGGCATGCGCGCCGTCAGCGGTCCGCTGGCCGGGACGGCGCTGGACATGCTGCCGGTCGAGGTGGTTTCGTTCGCCGCGTTCAAGAAGGCCCATCCGGGCGCCAAGATCGTCAGCAGCAAGACCGGTCACCAGCGCGACTATTCGCGCTCACCGTATGAGCGGTACTTCAAGAACGAAACGCTGATGGTCCCTGTTGCGCGCGTCGGCGATGCGCTGCCGCGCAAGACTCTCGGCGTGGGTATTGCGGTGGGCGACGGAGATGCGTCGCAGGCCTGGTTCGTGCCGACGAGCGCCATCGGTGACGGCCGGACGATCGACACGCCGGCGGGCAAGGTGCGTCTCGCGCGGAGCGAAGCCGGCATCGCCGTGATCGAGGCTCCGAAGGGAGTGCGGTCGGCGCAGACGTTCTACTACTCCTGGTCCGCGTTCTACCCAGACACAACCGTCGTCAAACTGGGCGCGGACGGCGACTCCACGTCACCGGGACTTGCCGTCGGTGCGCGAGCCCCGGATGTCGCGGTTACCGCGGTGGACGGTAAGACCGTTCAACTGGCATCGTTCTACAAGGACGGCCCGATCGTTCTTACGTTCTACCGCGGCGGATGGTGTCCGATTTGCAACCGCGCCCTATCGGCGTGGGCAGGCAAGTTGGACGCACTCAAGGCCGCTGACGGTACATTTGTCGCGCTCACGCCGGAGAAGCCCAACCTCGCCGTCAGGACGCGCGAGATGGCCGGCGGCGATTACGCGGTCTTCAGCGACGGCACCTTCGCGGCTGCCAAGGCGTTCAAGGTCTACTTCGTTGTTGATGAGGCCACGAAGGCGAAGTACGAGAAGTTCGGCATGAAGGTCGCCGAGTCCAACGTAAGCGGGACGTGGGAACTCCCCGCCCCGGCAACGTTCGTCATCGACAAGGACGGCGTCATTCGCTACGCGTTCGCCGACTGGGATTACACGAAGCGCGCCGACCCCGACGAAGTGATTGCGGCGGTGCGTTCGCTGAAGCGCTGA